Proteins encoded together in one Mycobacterium sp. MS1601 window:
- a CDS encoding TetR/AcrR family transcriptional regulator, whose protein sequence is MPKPRNSPQQQRSRETYERVLDVAAKTFEELGYTGTTTNKVAEAAGISIGTLYHYFPDKDALLYALADRHLAGAKESMMAVFSRLREERPDLRESLRAGIEVNVRLHVEEPQLHRLLYDSAPRSEALLKRLRTANAAIAQEVARHLERLDVAHDNRGLVASMLVAGTEAQVHAAIIDASVPVESEVLIDTLTALWFRALSH, encoded by the coding sequence ATGCCGAAACCACGTAACTCTCCACAACAGCAACGGTCCCGCGAAACCTACGAGCGTGTGCTCGACGTCGCCGCCAAGACCTTCGAGGAGCTCGGCTACACGGGCACCACCACCAACAAGGTCGCCGAAGCCGCGGGCATCTCGATCGGGACGCTGTATCACTACTTCCCGGACAAAGACGCACTTCTGTACGCCTTGGCGGACCGGCATCTGGCGGGCGCCAAGGAATCGATGATGGCGGTGTTCTCCCGCCTACGGGAGGAACGTCCCGATCTGCGGGAGTCGCTGCGCGCCGGGATCGAAGTCAACGTGCGGTTGCACGTCGAGGAACCGCAGCTTCACCGCCTTCTGTATGACAGTGCACCCAGGTCCGAAGCACTGTTGAAGCGATTGCGCACCGCCAACGCCGCGATAGCCCAGGAGGTTGCGCGGCACCTCGAGCGACTCGACGTTGCTCACGACAACCGTGGGCTGGTGGCCTCCATGCTGGTGGCTGGAACAGAGGCGCAGGTGCACGCTGCCATCATCGACGCCAGCGTGCCCGTCGAATCCGAGGTGCTGATCGACACGCTGACCGCATTGTGGTTCCGGGCCCTGAGCCACTAG
- a CDS encoding TetR/AcrR family transcriptional regulator, translating to MTAPLTTDGGSGRQPELTHVKRRRWAKTTATQQRILDAAARVFRERGFTAATIGDVVTTSGASIGSIYHHFGGKSELFLAIHERLSDTVGTQLAEAGPHATFDTQTRGYLEAIWVHRDVAAILSADDVPPGYERIRRDSMQAWFRDLLTDLDLDASADGALLMRVLIAVLTESAAQVMMCEDHISATAVMDAAAAHLGRLLA from the coding sequence ATGACCGCGCCGTTGACGACCGATGGCGGTTCCGGCCGCCAGCCGGAATTGACACACGTCAAGCGGCGCCGCTGGGCCAAGACGACGGCGACCCAACAACGCATTCTGGATGCCGCCGCCCGGGTATTCCGCGAACGCGGTTTCACCGCCGCCACCATCGGTGACGTGGTGACCACATCGGGTGCGAGCATCGGCAGCATCTATCACCATTTCGGCGGAAAGTCGGAACTGTTCCTGGCCATCCACGAAAGGCTCAGCGACACCGTCGGCACCCAGCTGGCCGAAGCAGGGCCACACGCCACTTTCGACACGCAGACCCGCGGTTATCTGGAGGCGATCTGGGTGCACCGCGACGTCGCGGCCATCCTCTCCGCTGACGACGTACCGCCCGGGTACGAGCGCATCCGTCGCGACAGCATGCAGGCCTGGTTCCGCGACCTACTGACCGACCTGGACCTGGATGCCTCGGCCGACGGGGCCCTGTTGATGCGGGTGTTGATCGCGGTGCTCACCGAGTCGGCGGCACAGGTGATGATGTGCGAGGACCACATATCGGCGACGGCGGTGATGGACGCCGCGGCAGCCCATCTGGGCCGCCTGCTGGCCTGA
- a CDS encoding acetyltransferase, which produces MSSEVVIRKVRGAEDFPVLVDIWRSAVAATHDFLEEKHRADIEERLATTYLPHVNLVVAERDGEPVGFAGTDSGKLEMLFVDAESRGSGIGTALLEHVIATHDVVSVDVNEQNDQAVGFYAHAGFVVVGRSPVDGDGLPYPLLHMTLPCES; this is translated from the coding sequence ATGTCGAGTGAGGTTGTGATCCGAAAAGTTCGGGGAGCGGAGGACTTCCCGGTGCTCGTGGACATATGGCGCAGCGCGGTGGCCGCCACGCACGATTTCCTCGAGGAAAAGCATCGGGCGGACATCGAGGAACGCCTGGCCACGACGTATCTACCTCACGTGAACCTCGTTGTCGCAGAGCGCGATGGCGAGCCGGTCGGCTTCGCGGGAACGGATTCCGGGAAACTGGAGATGCTGTTCGTTGACGCCGAATCCCGCGGGAGCGGTATCGGAACCGCACTGTTGGAGCATGTAATTGCCACGCACGACGTGGTTTCTGTTGATGTCAACGAGCAGAACGACCAGGCGGTCGGTTTCTACGCACATGCAGGTTTCGTGGTGGTTGGGCGCAGCCCGGTCGACGGAGACGGACTGCCCTACCCGTTGTTGCACATGACGCTTCCTTGTGAGAGTTAG
- a CDS encoding guanylate cyclase: MSLEKALEVTRTGDIWLFRGGSGPDRAIQTMTNAPVNHVGMTVAIDDLPPLIWHAELGDKLLDLWTGTNHRGVQLNDLRAAVEQWMTKYEQRCWLRQLSPYATRAQEDAMLKVIARMNGTAFPTTARLTGRWMRGRLPTLSDWTRGIPFVHKKVRESAERSKTTRRVGLETAYCAETVAITYEEMGLVNTEKRENYFDPGSFWSGDDLPLVAGYELGKEISVLRA, from the coding sequence GTGTCCCTGGAGAAGGCACTGGAAGTCACCCGAACCGGTGACATCTGGTTGTTTCGCGGCGGCTCCGGCCCCGACCGGGCCATCCAGACCATGACCAACGCTCCGGTGAACCACGTGGGAATGACCGTGGCCATCGACGACCTGCCGCCGCTGATCTGGCACGCCGAACTCGGTGACAAACTCCTGGATCTGTGGACGGGCACCAACCACCGCGGCGTCCAACTCAATGATCTGCGCGCCGCGGTGGAGCAGTGGATGACCAAATACGAGCAGCGGTGCTGGCTGCGCCAGCTCTCGCCGTATGCCACGCGCGCCCAAGAAGACGCCATGCTGAAGGTGATCGCGCGGATGAACGGCACCGCCTTCCCCACCACCGCCCGCCTCACCGGTCGGTGGATGCGGGGACGACTGCCCACGCTGAGCGATTGGACCCGCGGAATCCCGTTCGTACACAAGAAGGTTCGAGAATCTGCAGAACGAAGCAAGACCACCCGCCGGGTCGGCCTCGAAACCGCCTACTGCGCTGAGACCGTGGCCATCACCTACGAGGAGATGGGTTTGGTCAACACCGAGAAACGGGAGAACTACTTTGATCCCGGCTCGTTCTGGAGTGGTGACGACCTGCCCTTGGTGGCGGGTTATGAACTGGGCAAGGAGATTTCGGTTCTGCGCGCCTGA
- a CDS encoding MlaE family ABC transporter permease yields the protein MTLDTFVAMFRPPFAWRELILQTWFVARVSIVPTLMLSIPFTVLLVFTFNILLVEFGAADFSGTGAAIGTVTQIGPIVTVLVVAGAGATAMCADLGARTIREELDALRVMGINPIQALVVPRVLAATIVALMLSASVVVVGIAGGFFFSVFVQHVTPGAFVAGLTLITGPADVIICLVKATLFGLSAGLIACYKGISVGGGPAGVGNAVNETVVFTFIALFVINVLATAVGVEADV from the coding sequence ATGACGCTGGACACCTTCGTCGCGATGTTCCGCCCGCCGTTCGCGTGGCGTGAGCTGATCCTGCAGACCTGGTTCGTGGCCCGGGTGTCGATCGTGCCGACACTGATGCTGTCGATCCCCTTCACGGTGCTGTTGGTCTTCACCTTCAACATCCTGCTGGTCGAGTTCGGCGCCGCCGACTTCTCCGGAACCGGAGCCGCCATCGGCACAGTCACCCAGATCGGCCCCATCGTCACGGTGCTGGTGGTCGCGGGTGCCGGCGCCACCGCCATGTGCGCCGACCTCGGCGCCCGCACCATCCGTGAGGAACTCGACGCGCTGCGCGTCATGGGCATCAACCCCATCCAGGCCCTCGTCGTGCCTCGAGTGCTGGCCGCCACCATCGTCGCGCTGATGCTCTCGGCCTCGGTGGTGGTGGTGGGCATCGCGGGTGGCTTCTTCTTCTCGGTGTTCGTTCAGCACGTCACCCCCGGTGCGTTCGTCGCGGGCCTCACCCTGATCACCGGCCCCGCCGACGTCATCATCTGCCTCGTCAAAGCCACCCTGTTCGGCCTCTCGGCAGGCTTGATCGCCTGCTACAAGGGCATCTCCGTCGGCGGCGGACCGGCGGGTGTCGGCAACGCCGTGAACGAGACCGTGGTGTTCACCTTCATCGCCTTGTTCGTGATCAACGTGCTGGCAACGGCGGTGGGCGTGGAGGCCGACGTATGA
- a CDS encoding MCE family protein gives MDFAEKEQGRGLHPGWWTAILLLVIAALVFGTAALFSGSYKTYVPVTLTSDRAGLVMETGGKVKMRGVQVGRVSQITGGSEPVSLKLEIYPDQIQHIPANVEAEIRATTVFGAKFVDLIYPEHPSSERLASGAVVKSRNVTTEVNTVFQNLVGVLDHVDPMKLNAVISALAEGVRGQGERIGQATTDFNQVLLALNPRADTIRADWQALAGFSDAYAGAAQDILSTLSAASVTSTTVVENAKPLDALLLNVIGLSNSGIALLAPNQENLIKGINNLEPTTNLLFKYNPEYTCMLVGAKWLLDNGAYDATGGNGKSFIVDGGALAGDDQYRFPDHLPIIGAKGGPGGRPGCGSLPIPDQNWPVRALVTNTGWGGGVDIRPNPGIGFPGYANYLPVTRGIPEPPSVRNLFGGPAPGPNVGNPPKVIPEPGDWPYGAPMYAPDGTPLWNNLPPAPPPGLPRAPGPTPGSEPFFVPAPGQTPTPLPPVPTPNPAVPGS, from the coding sequence ATGGACTTCGCGGAGAAGGAACAGGGCAGGGGACTCCATCCCGGGTGGTGGACGGCGATCCTGCTGCTCGTGATCGCGGCGTTGGTGTTCGGCACCGCGGCCCTGTTCTCGGGGTCCTACAAGACCTACGTCCCCGTCACCCTCACCTCCGATCGCGCCGGTCTGGTCATGGAGACGGGCGGCAAGGTCAAAATGCGCGGCGTTCAGGTAGGGCGGGTCAGCCAGATCACCGGCGGATCGGAACCGGTCAGCCTCAAGCTGGAGATCTATCCCGACCAGATTCAGCACATCCCGGCCAACGTCGAGGCCGAGATACGCGCCACCACCGTCTTCGGCGCCAAGTTCGTCGACCTGATCTACCCCGAGCACCCCAGCTCCGAACGGCTGGCCTCTGGTGCGGTGGTCAAGTCCCGCAATGTCACCACCGAAGTCAACACGGTGTTCCAGAACCTCGTCGGGGTGCTCGACCATGTGGACCCGATGAAGCTCAACGCGGTGATCTCCGCGCTGGCCGAAGGGGTGCGAGGCCAGGGCGAGCGCATCGGGCAGGCCACCACCGACTTCAACCAGGTGCTGCTGGCGCTCAACCCGCGCGCCGACACCATCCGGGCGGACTGGCAGGCGCTGGCCGGCTTCAGTGATGCCTATGCCGGTGCGGCGCAGGACATCCTGTCCACGCTGAGTGCGGCATCGGTCACCAGCACGACGGTGGTGGAGAACGCCAAGCCGCTGGACGCCTTGCTGCTCAACGTGATCGGGCTGTCCAACAGTGGTATAGCGCTGCTGGCGCCCAACCAGGAGAACCTGATCAAGGGCATCAACAACCTGGAGCCCACCACCAACCTGCTGTTCAAATACAACCCCGAGTACACCTGCATGCTGGTGGGCGCAAAGTGGTTGCTGGACAACGGCGCCTACGACGCGACCGGAGGCAACGGCAAGTCCTTCATCGTCGACGGCGGGGCGCTGGCAGGTGACGACCAGTACCGCTTCCCGGACCACCTGCCGATCATCGGTGCCAAGGGCGGTCCCGGCGGGCGTCCCGGTTGTGGGTCGCTGCCCATTCCGGACCAGAACTGGCCGGTGCGGGCGCTGGTCACCAACACCGGCTGGGGCGGCGGTGTGGACATCCGACCCAACCCCGGCATCGGTTTCCCGGGCTACGCGAACTACCTGCCGGTCACCCGAGGCATCCCCGAACCGCCGAGCGTGCGCAATCTGTTCGGCGGCCCGGCGCCTGGGCCGAACGTCGGCAACCCGCCCAAGGTCATCCCCGAACCTGGCGACTGGCCTTACGGCGCACCGATGTACGCGCCGGACGGCACCCCGCTGTGGAACAACCTGCCGCCTGCGCCGCCGCCGGGGCTGCCGCGGGCACCCGGGCCGACGCCGGGATCGGAGCCCTTCTTCGTTCCGGCCCCGGGCCAGACGCCCACACCGCTGCCGCCGGTCCCGACCCCGAATCCGGCCGTCCCCGGCTCCTAG
- the ychF gene encoding redox-regulated ATPase YchF: MSLNLGIVGLPNVGKSTLFNALTRNNVLAANYPFATIEPNEGVVPLPDPRLGELAKIFSSEKLVPATVTFVDIAGIVKGASEGAGLGNKFLANIRESDAICQVVRVFADDDVVHVDGRVDPAADIEIINTELILADMQTLEKAIPRLEKEARNNKDRKAVHEAAVAAQEVLNSGTTLFSAGTDTALLRELNLMTTKPFLYVFNADETVLTDEAKIAELRGLVAPADAVFLDAKIEAELAELDDESAMELLESIGQTEKGLDALARAGFHTLKLQTYLTAGPKEARAWTIHQGDTAPKAAGVIHTDFEKGFIKAEIVSFDDLAAAGSMAAAKAAGKVRMEGKDYVMVDGDVVEFRFNV, translated from the coding sequence GTGAGCTTGAACCTGGGAATCGTAGGCCTGCCCAACGTCGGAAAATCGACGTTGTTCAATGCGCTGACGCGCAACAACGTGCTGGCCGCCAACTATCCATTCGCGACCATCGAGCCCAATGAGGGCGTGGTTCCGCTGCCCGATCCCAGGCTCGGTGAGCTGGCGAAGATCTTCTCGTCGGAGAAGCTGGTGCCTGCGACTGTGACGTTCGTCGACATCGCCGGCATTGTGAAAGGCGCCTCCGAGGGTGCCGGACTGGGTAACAAGTTCCTGGCCAACATCCGTGAGTCCGACGCCATCTGTCAGGTGGTGCGGGTGTTCGCCGATGACGATGTGGTGCACGTCGACGGCCGGGTGGATCCCGCGGCGGACATCGAGATCATCAACACCGAACTGATCCTGGCCGACATGCAGACACTCGAGAAGGCCATTCCGCGGTTGGAGAAGGAAGCCCGCAACAACAAGGACCGCAAGGCCGTGCACGAGGCGGCGGTGGCGGCGCAAGAGGTGCTCAACTCCGGTACCACCCTGTTCTCGGCAGGCACCGACACCGCTCTGCTGCGTGAGCTGAACCTGATGACCACCAAGCCGTTCCTGTACGTGTTCAACGCCGACGAGACGGTGCTCACCGACGAGGCGAAGATCGCCGAGCTTCGCGGGCTGGTGGCTCCGGCCGACGCGGTGTTCCTGGACGCCAAGATCGAGGCCGAGTTGGCCGAGCTGGACGACGAGTCCGCCATGGAACTGCTGGAGTCCATCGGCCAGACCGAGAAGGGTCTGGATGCCTTGGCGCGCGCGGGTTTTCACACGTTGAAGCTGCAGACCTATCTGACGGCCGGGCCCAAGGAGGCCCGCGCGTGGACCATCCACCAGGGGGACACCGCACCCAAGGCCGCCGGGGTGATCCACACCGACTTCGAGAAGGGCTTCATCAAGGCTGAGATCGTGTCGTTCGACGACCTGGCCGCCGCGGGTTCGATGGCCGCCGCCAAGGCTGCGGGCAAGGTGCGGATGGAGGGCAAGGACTACGTGATGGTCGACGGCGACGTGGTGGAGTTCCGCTTCAACGTGTGA
- a CDS encoding GNAT family N-acetyltransferase, producing the protein MEFNIRDATTVDLDQAARTLAAAFDTYAWTRWSIPEDGYRGRLEQLQRLYLGYALDEGVVLVSDQLRGVIALLAPTASPPTAEFQDQVARLHGGRLADVARVATPAPPESAWNLATLGVPPDDQGKGLGAALVAAGLAAIDGSDTGNVALETSDERNVRLYERAGFAVTATTAIAEGPVVYSMFRRARP; encoded by the coding sequence ATGGAGTTCAACATCAGAGATGCCACAACGGTTGATCTTGACCAGGCCGCTCGCACACTGGCTGCAGCCTTCGACACCTATGCCTGGACCCGGTGGTCGATTCCGGAGGATGGCTACCGAGGTCGCCTGGAACAGCTGCAGCGGCTGTACCTCGGCTACGCACTCGACGAGGGTGTTGTGCTGGTCAGCGACCAGCTTCGTGGAGTGATTGCACTGCTTGCACCGACGGCGTCTCCGCCGACGGCCGAGTTCCAGGATCAGGTTGCACGTTTGCACGGCGGGCGACTTGCAGACGTAGCACGAGTAGCGACTCCGGCTCCGCCGGAGAGTGCCTGGAACCTGGCCACGCTGGGCGTCCCCCCCGATGATCAGGGTAAAGGCCTCGGCGCTGCACTTGTTGCGGCCGGCCTGGCTGCGATTGACGGATCCGACACCGGCAACGTCGCGCTGGAAACGTCGGATGAGCGCAACGTACGACTTTACGAGCGTGCTGGGTTCGCGGTCACTGCAACGACAGCCATCGCTGAGGGGCCGGTGGTCTACTCCATGTTTCGCCGCGCTCGTCCTTGA
- a CDS encoding MCE family protein, which translates to MKDNLGGAIWRLGIFLVVCLLGMFSLFAVFGQLRFDKEQTYRAEFSNVTGLKADDFVRIAGVEVGKVKSLAIRDDSTVLVEFSAQDSVVLTEGSRAVIRYDDLIGGRYLQLVEGAGGTRKLNPGDTIPLAQTEPALDLDALIGGFRPLFQALNADQVNALTGQLISALQGQGATIGSFLSQTASLTNTLADRDQLIGEVIVNLNSTLGSLAGQSDQFGKAVTALSELVAGLAERKDDIATGLAYTNEAAGSITALLSQARPPLKKVVTETDRSAGIVLADHDYFDNVLNTLPDAYQILNRQGMYGDFFSFYLCDIALKLNGKGGQPVYVKVAGQSTGRCAPR; encoded by the coding sequence GTGAAAGACAACCTGGGAGGCGCCATCTGGCGCTTGGGCATCTTCCTGGTTGTCTGCTTGTTGGGTATGTTCTCCCTGTTCGCGGTGTTCGGACAGCTGCGTTTCGACAAGGAGCAGACCTACCGCGCCGAGTTCAGCAATGTCACCGGCCTGAAGGCCGACGACTTCGTGCGGATCGCTGGTGTCGAGGTGGGCAAGGTGAAAAGCCTTGCCATCAGGGATGACTCGACGGTGCTGGTGGAGTTCAGCGCCCAGGACTCGGTGGTGCTCACCGAGGGCAGCCGCGCGGTGATCCGCTACGACGACCTGATCGGCGGCCGCTACCTGCAGTTGGTCGAAGGTGCCGGCGGCACACGGAAACTGAACCCCGGCGACACCATCCCGCTGGCGCAGACCGAACCCGCACTGGATCTCGACGCGCTGATCGGCGGTTTCCGGCCGCTGTTCCAGGCGCTGAACGCCGACCAGGTGAATGCGCTCACCGGCCAACTGATCAGCGCCCTGCAGGGCCAGGGCGCCACCATCGGATCGTTCCTGTCGCAGACCGCCTCGCTGACCAACACCCTGGCCGATCGCGACCAGCTCATCGGAGAGGTGATCGTCAACCTCAACAGCACACTGGGTTCCCTTGCCGGACAGAGTGATCAGTTCGGCAAGGCGGTCACTGCCCTCTCGGAACTGGTGGCCGGACTGGCTGAGCGCAAGGACGACATCGCCACCGGCCTGGCCTACACCAACGAGGCCGCCGGCTCCATCACCGCCCTGCTGTCACAAGCGCGGCCGCCGCTGAAGAAGGTGGTCACCGAGACCGATCGCAGCGCGGGCATCGTGCTGGCCGATCACGACTACTTCGACAATGTGCTCAACACTCTGCCGGACGCGTATCAGATCCTGAATCGCCAAGGCATGTACGGCGACTTCTTCAGCTTCTACCTGTGCGATATCGCCCTCAAGCTCAACGGCAAGGGAGGCCAGCCGGTGTATGTGAAGGTGGCCGGCCAGAGCACCGGGAGGTGCGCGCCGCGATGA
- a CDS encoding alpha/beta hydrolase: MTTPTTVEFAGADGLTLVADEWNRRESGSGSFPPPRPSILMLHGGGQNRHSWKKTGQVLADRGFHVVAVDTRGHGDSDRSPDADYALESLAADVHALIEAVGPPVVIIGASMGGLTGILVASQAGPQSVAKLVLVDVVPRFEKSGSARIRDFMFNHVHGFDSLEQAADAVAEYLPHRSKPRSPEGLKKNLRQRDGRWYWHWDPAFLTKPADDPFERTDKLEEAAMGLQIPLLLIRGKLSDVVSAEGVNDFLQKVPRTEFIELSGAGHTAAGDDNDAFSEAVVQFVTR, translated from the coding sequence TTGACCACACCCACGACAGTCGAGTTTGCCGGCGCCGATGGCCTCACCCTGGTCGCCGACGAATGGAACCGGCGGGAGTCGGGGTCTGGATCCTTCCCGCCACCCCGTCCGTCGATCCTGATGCTGCACGGCGGCGGCCAGAACCGACACTCCTGGAAGAAGACCGGGCAGGTACTCGCCGACAGGGGCTTCCACGTCGTCGCCGTCGACACCCGTGGCCACGGCGACAGCGACCGCTCCCCCGACGCCGACTATGCGCTGGAGAGCCTGGCCGCCGATGTCCACGCACTGATCGAAGCCGTCGGCCCGCCGGTGGTGATCATCGGCGCGAGCATGGGCGGGCTGACCGGCATCCTGGTGGCCAGCCAAGCCGGCCCGCAAAGTGTCGCCAAGCTGGTGCTCGTCGACGTCGTTCCGCGGTTCGAGAAATCCGGCAGCGCTCGCATCCGGGACTTCATGTTCAACCACGTGCACGGTTTCGACTCGCTTGAGCAGGCCGCCGATGCCGTTGCCGAGTACCTGCCGCATCGCAGCAAGCCGCGCAGCCCCGAAGGCCTCAAGAAGAACCTCCGGCAGCGCGACGGCCGGTGGTACTGGCACTGGGACCCTGCCTTCCTCACCAAACCCGCCGACGACCCGTTCGAACGGACCGACAAGCTGGAAGAGGCAGCGATGGGCCTGCAGATTCCGCTGTTGCTGATTCGCGGCAAGCTCTCCGACGTGGTGAGCGCCGAGGGGGTCAACGATTTCTTACAGAAAGTTCCCAGGACGGAGTTCATCGAACTGTCCGGCGCAGGCCATACCGCCGCCGGCGACGACAACGACGCGTTCAGCGAGGCGGTGGTCCAGTTCGTCACTCGCTGA
- a CDS encoding ABC transporter permease — protein MTAVHGNSPRLQRTLKSWTDGWNRIGLQTKFYGYTLKGIVDAFLYYKTEIIRLIAQMGLGAGALAVIGGTIAIVGFLTLSTGALVAVQGYNQFATIGVEALTGFASAFFNVRLIAPLTAGVGMAATIGAGATAQLGAMRINEEIDALEVIGIRTIAYLASARVIAGVVVVIPLYCVAVLMSFLAARVGTTFIYGQSTGVYDHYFRTFLNPVDLIWSFLQAIVMALVIMLVHTYYGFTASGGPAGVGEAVGRAVRTSLIIAALVTVMISLAVYGQSGNFNLSG, from the coding sequence ATGACGGCCGTCCACGGCAACAGTCCGCGCCTGCAACGGACGTTGAAGAGCTGGACCGACGGCTGGAACCGCATCGGTCTGCAGACCAAGTTCTACGGCTACACCCTCAAGGGCATCGTCGATGCATTTCTGTACTACAAGACGGAGATCATTCGGCTGATCGCCCAGATGGGACTCGGTGCGGGAGCGCTGGCTGTCATCGGCGGCACCATCGCCATCGTCGGATTCCTCACCCTGTCCACCGGCGCCCTGGTCGCGGTCCAGGGCTACAACCAGTTCGCCACCATCGGTGTAGAAGCGCTCACCGGGTTCGCGTCGGCCTTCTTCAACGTCCGACTGATCGCCCCGCTGACCGCAGGTGTCGGCATGGCCGCCACCATCGGCGCCGGCGCCACCGCGCAACTCGGTGCCATGCGCATCAACGAGGAGATCGACGCTCTCGAGGTGATCGGCATCCGCACCATCGCGTACTTGGCTTCGGCGCGGGTGATCGCCGGCGTCGTCGTGGTGATCCCGCTGTACTGCGTGGCTGTGCTGATGAGCTTCCTGGCCGCGCGCGTGGGCACCACCTTCATCTACGGCCAGTCCACCGGCGTCTACGACCACTACTTCCGGACGTTCCTCAACCCGGTCGACCTCATCTGGTCGTTCCTGCAGGCGATCGTGATGGCCCTGGTCATCATGCTGGTGCACACCTACTACGGCTTCACCGCCTCCGGCGGGCCCGCCGGAGTGGGCGAGGCAGTGGGCCGTGCCGTGCGGACATCGCTCATCATCGCCGCGCTGGTGACCGTCATGATCTCGCTGGCCGTGTACGGCCAGTCCGGCAACTTCAACCTCTCCGGATAG
- a CDS encoding DMT family transporter → MGLLYVSTAGVLWGTGGLVATLLHNRDGLGAMTTSAWRMLLAAVAVLLFLLATRRWRTLVTTFRTHPLLAVAVGSGTAIYQGLYFVSVLMVGVSVSTVVALGLAPVLTAAWEHATRRTLPTPRDVTVLVAALTGLVVVSLGADHVAPTSGGNTALGIGLAVLSGATYAATTVLGHHLAVRVDAVSLNACATTAGAVVLAPFLAFALVTDEPVLPGDAASWALLLYLGVATMALAYGLLYLGLRTTSGSAATVATLLEPVSAALLAAALLGERLTWVTVAGGILILSAVVALRPPPEEPAPPPV, encoded by the coding sequence ATGGGGCTGCTTTACGTCAGCACCGCCGGAGTGCTCTGGGGCACAGGCGGTCTGGTGGCGACCCTCCTGCACAACCGCGACGGGCTCGGCGCCATGACGACGAGCGCCTGGCGGATGCTCCTGGCCGCTGTGGCCGTCCTGCTGTTCCTGCTGGCAACCCGCCGGTGGCGCACCCTGGTCACCACGTTCCGCACCCACCCGCTGCTGGCTGTCGCGGTCGGTTCAGGCACCGCGATCTATCAGGGCCTCTACTTCGTCTCCGTGTTGATGGTCGGTGTCAGTGTGTCGACGGTGGTCGCGCTGGGACTCGCGCCGGTGCTGACGGCAGCCTGGGAACACGCGACGCGAAGGACACTCCCGACGCCGCGTGACGTGACTGTTCTGGTGGCCGCGCTCACCGGGCTCGTAGTGGTCAGCCTCGGCGCCGACCACGTGGCCCCGACGTCCGGCGGCAACACTGCGCTGGGCATCGGACTGGCGGTGCTGTCGGGCGCCACCTACGCGGCGACCACGGTGTTGGGGCACCACCTGGCCGTCCGGGTGGACGCGGTATCCCTCAACGCCTGTGCCACCACCGCCGGCGCGGTGGTGCTGGCGCCGTTCCTGGCTTTTGCACTGGTCACCGACGAACCCGTTCTCCCTGGAGACGCGGCGTCGTGGGCTCTGCTGCTGTACCTCGGGGTGGCAACCATGGCCCTGGCCTACGGGTTGCTCTACCTGGGGTTGCGCACCACGTCCGGTTCGGCGGCGACGGTCGCGACGTTACTTGAGCCGGTGTCGGCGGCACTGCTGGCGGCTGCCCTACTCGGTGAGCGACTGACCTGGGTGACGGTGGCAGGTGGCATCCTGATCCTGTCCGCGGTGGTGGCGCTCAGACCACCGCCCGAGGAGCCTGCGCCGCCACCGGTCTAG